In Ancalomicrobiaceae bacterium S20, the following proteins share a genomic window:
- a CDS encoding LysR substrate-binding domain-containing protein translates to MLDTIPLSTIRAFEAAARTGSFRSAANELHLTPSAVSHAIRKLESLLGATLFRRDARTVTLTPAGEALMTHVSAAFEELRRGVALVTKRGPQILRLHAAPSFAAKWLSPRLARFLALEPGIEVRLAAGTDYARFVNDDFDVDIVYGVPRADGAEYVPLVEETMTPLCAPELASRIRTPRDLYGEVLIRSEVKRVQWHHWFTANGLEPPAAHGMRFDRSFLALAAAADGVGVAMESTLLAERELADGRLVAPLRGRSEDVRYIGHYLAFPKGNRQRRVVRAFTDWIQHELGLA, encoded by the coding sequence ATGCTCGACACGATCCCCCTATCCACCATCAGGGCCTTCGAGGCCGCCGCGCGAACCGGATCCTTTCGCAGTGCAGCGAATGAGCTTCATCTGACCCCGAGCGCCGTCAGCCACGCGATCCGCAAACTGGAGTCCCTGCTCGGCGCGACGCTGTTCCGGCGCGATGCCCGTACTGTGACCCTGACGCCGGCCGGCGAGGCGCTGATGACCCATGTCTCGGCGGCCTTCGAGGAGTTGCGGCGCGGCGTGGCACTGGTGACCAAGCGCGGGCCGCAGATCCTGCGCCTGCACGCCGCGCCGAGCTTCGCGGCGAAGTGGCTGTCGCCGCGGCTGGCCCGGTTCCTCGCGCTCGAACCCGGGATCGAGGTGCGGCTGGCCGCCGGCACCGACTATGCCCGCTTCGTCAACGACGACTTCGACGTCGATATCGTCTACGGCGTGCCGCGCGCCGACGGGGCGGAGTATGTGCCGCTGGTCGAGGAGACGATGACCCCGCTCTGCGCGCCGGAACTCGCATCGCGGATCCGGACGCCGCGCGATCTCTACGGCGAGGTCCTGATCCGCTCCGAGGTGAAGCGCGTGCAGTGGCACCACTGGTTCACGGCCAATGGCCTGGAGCCGCCGGCCGCGCACGGCATGCGGTTCGACCGCAGCTTTCTCGCCCTCGCGGCCGCGGCGGACGGCGTCGGTGTAGCGATGGAATCGACCCTGCTCGCCGAGCGCGAACTCGCCGACGGCCGGCTCGTCGCTCCCCTACGGGGGCGATCGGAGGACGTCCGCTACATCGGCCACTATCTGGCCTTCCCGAAAGGCAATCGCCAGCGCCGCGTCGTCCGCGCCTTCACCGACTGGATCCAGCACGAACTAGGCCTCGCCTGA
- a CDS encoding transketolase: MTAPAPSPRTNVSLAERAYRIRRNALVMGEVQGQGYIGQALGVADVLAVSYFHAMTYRPEDPYWEGRDRFCLSIGHYAIALYAALVEAGIIPEDEMMTYGGDDSRLPMSGMAAYTPGMEITGGSLGQGLGISVGMALGLKRKQAKNWVINLLSDGELDEGSTWEAAMSAAHWKLDNLIALVDVNNQQADGPSTKMLGFEPLAPKWEAFGWFTQRVNGNDIDAVRAAFDAAKAHPVAQPRVIIFDTKMCKGVPFLEEREITHFVRVDASEWSRAIDILDAGRPS, from the coding sequence ATGACCGCACCCGCGCCATCGCCGCGCACCAACGTCAGTCTTGCCGAGCGGGCCTACCGCATCCGGCGCAACGCCCTCGTCATGGGAGAAGTGCAGGGCCAGGGCTACATCGGCCAGGCGCTCGGCGTCGCCGACGTGCTCGCCGTGTCCTACTTCCACGCCATGACCTACCGGCCCGAGGATCCTTATTGGGAGGGCCGCGACCGCTTCTGCCTGTCGATCGGTCACTACGCGATCGCGCTCTACGCGGCGCTGGTCGAGGCCGGCATCATTCCGGAAGACGAGATGATGACCTATGGCGGCGACGACAGCCGGCTGCCGATGTCGGGCATGGCGGCCTATACGCCGGGCATGGAGATCACCGGCGGCTCGCTCGGCCAGGGTCTCGGCATATCGGTTGGCATGGCGCTCGGTCTCAAGCGCAAGCAGGCGAAGAACTGGGTGATCAACCTGCTGTCCGACGGCGAACTCGACGAGGGTTCGACCTGGGAGGCGGCCATGAGCGCGGCCCACTGGAAGCTCGACAACCTGATCGCGCTCGTCGACGTCAACAATCAGCAGGCCGACGGTCCGTCGACCAAGATGCTCGGATTCGAGCCGCTGGCGCCGAAATGGGAAGCGTTTGGCTGGTTCACCCAGCGCGTGAACGGCAACGACATCGATGCGGTTCGTGCCGCCTTCGACGCCGCCAAGGCGCACCCGGTTGCGCAGCCGCGCGTGATCATCTTCGACACCAAGATGTGCAAGGGCGTGCCCTTCCTCGAAGAGCGCGAGATCACGCATTTCGTCCGCGTCGACGCGTCCGAATGGTCGCGCGCCATCGACATCCTCGACGCCGGGAGGCCGTCATGA
- a CDS encoding TRAP transporter substrate-binding protein has translation MTIRVTRRALVATAASLPLVSILSRPAKAAEFTFKLATGQDPSHPVNKRAKEAADRVKEKSGGRLEINVFPANQLGSDTDMIGQVRNGAVEMINIASSVLATLVSTAGIVNTGFAFASYDKVWAAMDGSLGEVVRKEIEKAGIFAVSKPWDNGFRQLTSSTREIRTPDDLKGFKMRVPAAPILTSLFQALGAGPTPINFNEVYSALQTKVVEGQENPLPIIATAKLYEVQKFCSLTSHVWDAYWILGNRRAFSRLPQDVQEIVAREFGIAADAERADIAALSQSLKADLAAKGLTFVDVDKEAFRAVLAKTSFYKDWRAKFGEAAWGVLQQNVGELG, from the coding sequence ATGACCATCCGCGTCACCCGCCGGGCGCTCGTCGCCACGGCGGCAAGCCTGCCGCTCGTCTCTATCCTGTCGCGCCCGGCCAAGGCGGCCGAATTCACCTTCAAGCTCGCGACCGGCCAGGATCCGAGCCATCCGGTCAACAAGCGCGCCAAGGAGGCCGCCGACCGTGTCAAGGAAAAGAGCGGTGGCCGGCTCGAGATCAACGTGTTCCCGGCCAATCAGCTCGGTTCCGACACCGACATGATCGGCCAGGTGCGCAACGGCGCGGTCGAGATGATCAACATCGCGAGCTCGGTGCTGGCGACACTCGTCTCGACGGCAGGCATCGTCAACACGGGCTTCGCCTTCGCCTCCTATGACAAGGTCTGGGCGGCGATGGATGGCTCGCTCGGCGAGGTCGTGCGCAAGGAGATCGAGAAGGCCGGCATCTTCGCGGTCTCCAAGCCTTGGGACAATGGCTTCCGCCAGCTGACCTCCTCGACCCGCGAGATCCGTACGCCCGACGATCTCAAGGGCTTCAAGATGCGCGTGCCGGCGGCACCGATCCTGACCAGCCTGTTCCAGGCACTCGGCGCCGGCCCGACGCCGATCAATTTCAACGAGGTCTATTCGGCACTGCAGACCAAGGTCGTCGAGGGGCAGGAAAACCCGCTGCCGATCATCGCGACGGCGAAGCTCTACGAGGTGCAGAAGTTCTGCAGCCTGACCAGCCACGTCTGGGACGCCTACTGGATCCTCGGCAACCGCCGCGCCTTCTCGCGCCTGCCGCAGGATGTCCAGGAGATCGTCGCGCGTGAGTTCGGCATCGCCGCCGACGCCGAGCGCGCCGATATCGCGGCGCTGAGCCAGAGCCTGAAGGCCGATCTCGCGGCCAAGGGCCTGACCTTCGTCGATGTCGACAAGGAAGCGTTCCGCGCGGTGCTGGCCAAGACCTCGTTCTACAAGGACTGGCGCGCCAAGTTCGGCGAAGCAGCCTGGGGCGTCCTGCAGCAGAACGTCGGGGAGCTCGGGTGA
- a CDS encoding ATP-binding protein, whose protein sequence is MIGRRGLSRQIFLSMAIVTVVAAVVVFVGLYIAFAVIFTFFPTLIDYEEWLPSSTELLIFLLLIIPSLIVASVVALKLANRILAPLNSIAESARRIAGGDLTARALPGDRTLGETAHLVSDFNAMAQRLQDMADEMAAWNAAIAHELRTPLTILRGMLQGIADGVFTPDEQRIRTLLLQTEGLSRLVDDLRVVTLAETRRLDLQIETVAVATEIQHILDLTGPALSDAGLSVELATFDIAIEADGMRIRQALLALIENARRYATPGRLLIATLVIDDTVVIRVEDDGPGLEPDFAKRAFETFSRGEASRSRRSGGSGLGLSVVRAIAEAHGGTVSYRRSARGGATFDLILPRSRGG, encoded by the coding sequence ATGATCGGACGTCGCGGCCTGAGCCGCCAGATCTTCCTGTCGATGGCGATCGTCACGGTCGTGGCGGCGGTGGTCGTGTTCGTCGGCCTCTATATCGCCTTCGCCGTCATCTTCACGTTCTTTCCGACGCTGATCGACTACGAGGAATGGCTGCCATCGAGCACGGAACTGCTGATCTTCCTGCTCCTGATCATCCCGTCCCTGATCGTCGCCTCGGTGGTGGCGCTGAAGCTGGCGAACCGCATCCTGGCGCCGCTCAACTCGATCGCCGAGAGCGCGCGCCGCATCGCCGGCGGTGATCTGACCGCGCGCGCCCTGCCGGGCGACCGGACGCTCGGGGAGACGGCCCATCTGGTCAGCGACTTCAACGCCATGGCGCAGCGGCTTCAGGACATGGCCGACGAGATGGCGGCCTGGAACGCGGCCATCGCACATGAGCTGCGCACGCCGCTGACGATCCTGCGCGGCATGCTGCAGGGCATCGCCGACGGCGTCTTCACGCCCGACGAGCAGCGGATCCGGACGCTGCTCCTGCAGACGGAAGGCCTGTCGCGGCTGGTCGACGACCTGCGCGTCGTGACGCTGGCCGAAACCAGGCGCCTGGACCTGCAGATCGAGACCGTCGCGGTCGCGACCGAGATCCAGCACATACTCGATCTGACCGGTCCGGCTCTCTCGGACGCAGGGCTCTCGGTCGAGCTCGCGACATTCGACATCGCCATCGAAGCGGACGGCATGCGGATCCGGCAGGCGCTGCTGGCGCTGATCGAGAACGCCCGTCGCTATGCGACGCCCGGACGCCTGCTGATCGCCACGCTGGTCATCGACGACACGGTCGTGATCCGGGTCGAGGATGATGGCCCCGGCCTGGAACCCGACTTCGCAAAGCGGGCGTTCGAGACTTTCAGCCGCGGCGAGGCCTCCCGCTCGCGCCGCTCCGGCGGCTCAGGTCTCGGGCTCTCGGTCGTGCGGGCGATCGCCGAGGCGCATGGCGGGACGGTGTCGTACCGACGCTCGGCACGCGGCGGAGCGACATTCGATCTCATATTGCCGCGGTCACGGGGCGGCTAG
- a CDS encoding TRAP transporter large permease subunit, whose product MMAGVMTSAAGPPRLVDTLERLLTRIVEIPAAFAVVAEIVILLTGVIARFVFNRPLTWSDELASITFLWLAMLGAVLALSHGQHMRMTALVERVSAVNRARLEAFAIAVPALFLAVMLQPALNFAEDQDFVQTPALGLHDSLRAAAVPVGIGLMLAVSVLRLLRARLADLLVVAAVLLVIGAGLHFATPALKAIGNWNLFVFFAVLMGLGVLAGVPIAFCFGMSTVAYLLTMTTTPLEVVTGRIDEGVSSLVLLAVPLFILLGHLIVMTRMAEAMVGFLITLVGHVRGGLAYVLLGAMLLVSGISGAKTADMAAVAPVLFPGMRKRGIHDGELVSLLAASGAMAETIPPSIVLIIIGSVAGVSISALFTGGIVPGVVLAIALAIVAKRRMVEPETVKRSRASGAEIGATFVYAIPALLLPVLIRLAVSEGVATATEVSTIGIVYTVVVGLLVYRRFDWAALYPALVKTAALAGAILFIIGAATSMAWALTQSNFSHALAAAMTSVPGGRWGFLAVSIVVFIVLGSILEGIPAMVLFGPLLFPAAKALGVHEVHYAMVIILAMGIGLFTPPFGLGYYAACSIGNVDPNAGLTRIWPYMAALVIGLLLVAAFPVFSIGFL is encoded by the coding sequence ATGATGGCCGGTGTCATGACTTCCGCCGCCGGACCGCCGCGGCTCGTCGACACGCTCGAGCGTCTGTTGACGCGGATTGTCGAGATCCCTGCCGCGTTTGCGGTGGTTGCGGAGATCGTGATCCTGCTGACCGGTGTGATCGCGCGTTTCGTGTTCAATCGGCCGCTCACCTGGTCGGACGAACTCGCCTCGATCACGTTTCTCTGGCTCGCCATGCTCGGGGCGGTTCTCGCCCTGAGCCACGGCCAGCACATGCGCATGACGGCGCTGGTGGAGCGAGTCTCGGCCGTCAACCGCGCGCGTCTCGAGGCCTTTGCGATCGCCGTGCCGGCCCTGTTCCTGGCCGTCATGCTGCAGCCCGCGCTGAACTTCGCCGAGGACCAGGACTTCGTGCAAACGCCGGCGCTCGGCCTGCACGACAGCCTGCGGGCCGCCGCGGTGCCGGTCGGCATCGGCCTGATGCTGGCGGTCTCGGTGCTGCGCCTGCTGCGCGCCCGTCTGGCCGATCTGCTGGTCGTCGCCGCCGTGCTCCTGGTGATCGGCGCGGGATTGCACTTCGCAACGCCGGCCCTGAAAGCGATCGGCAACTGGAACCTGTTCGTGTTCTTCGCGGTTCTGATGGGCCTCGGCGTGCTCGCCGGCGTACCGATCGCCTTCTGCTTCGGCATGTCGACGGTCGCCTACCTCCTGACCATGACGACGACGCCGCTCGAGGTGGTCACCGGCCGCATCGACGAGGGCGTCAGCTCGCTCGTGCTGCTCGCCGTGCCGCTGTTCATCCTGCTCGGCCATCTGATCGTGATGACCCGCATGGCCGAGGCGATGGTCGGGTTCCTGATCACGCTGGTCGGCCATGTCCGCGGCGGTCTCGCCTATGTGCTGCTCGGCGCCATGCTGCTCGTCTCGGGCATCTCCGGCGCCAAGACCGCCGACATGGCGGCCGTGGCACCGGTCCTGTTCCCGGGCATGCGCAAGCGCGGCATTCATGACGGCGAGCTGGTGTCGCTGCTCGCGGCCTCCGGCGCCATGGCGGAGACGATCCCGCCATCGATCGTGCTGATCATCATAGGCTCGGTCGCCGGCGTCTCGATCTCTGCCCTGTTCACGGGCGGTATCGTACCGGGCGTGGTGCTGGCGATCGCGCTCGCCATCGTCGCCAAGCGGCGGATGGTCGAGCCGGAGACGGTCAAGCGCTCGCGCGCCTCGGGGGCAGAGATCGGCGCGACCTTCGTCTACGCCATCCCGGCGCTGCTGCTGCCGGTTCTGATCCGGCTCGCGGTGTCGGAAGGCGTCGCGACGGCGACCGAGGTGTCGACGATCGGCATCGTCTATACGGTCGTCGTCGGGCTCCTGGTCTACCGGCGCTTCGACTGGGCGGCGCTCTATCCCGCGTTGGTGAAGACCGCGGCGCTCGCCGGCGCGATCCTGTTCATCATCGGCGCGGCGACCTCGATGGCCTGGGCGCTGACGCAGTCGAACTTTTCGCATGCGCTCGCCGCGGCGATGACCAGCGTGCCCGGTGGGCGCTGGGGCTTCCTGGCCGTGTCGATCGTGGTGTTCATCGTGCTCGGCAGCATCCTGGAGGGCATCCCGGCCATGGTCCTGTTCGGCCCGCTCCTGTTCCCGGCGGCCAAGGCGCTCGGGGTGCACGAGGTCCACTATGCGATGGTGATCATCCTGGCGATGGGCATCGGCCTGTTCACGCCGCCGTTCGGCCTCGGCTACTACGCCGCCTGTTCGATCGGCAACGTCGACCCGAATGCGGGACTGACCCGGATCTGGCCCTACATGGCCGCTCTGGTGATCGGCCTGCTGCTGGTAGCAGCCTTCCCGGTGTTCTCGATCGGGTTCCTCTGA
- a CDS encoding transketolase family protein, whose product MIASIAAEGQATRPAPFGHALVALAKERPEIVGMTADLSKYTDLHVFANAFPDRFYQMGMAEQLLMSAAAGIAREGFTPFVTTYAVFASRRAYDFICMAIAEEALDVKIVCALPGLTTGYGPSHQATEDLAIFRALPNMTVIDPCDALDIEQAVPQIADHKGPVYMRLLRGNVPAVLDRYDYKFELGKAKLVRDGADVLFVSTGLMTMRTLEAAEELAKDNISAGVLHVPTLKPLDVETILREAGKPGRLVVTAENHTIVGGLGEAVAGILMRARAMPSGFHQIALPDAFLDAGALPTLHDRYGLSTRAVVEAVKARL is encoded by the coding sequence ATGATCGCCTCGATCGCCGCCGAGGGGCAGGCGACCCGGCCGGCGCCGTTCGGCCACGCGCTGGTCGCGCTCGCCAAGGAGCGGCCCGAGATCGTCGGCATGACCGCGGATCTCTCGAAGTACACCGACCTGCATGTGTTCGCGAACGCGTTCCCGGATCGGTTCTACCAGATGGGCATGGCCGAGCAGCTCTTGATGAGCGCCGCCGCCGGGATCGCGCGCGAAGGCTTCACGCCCTTCGTGACGACTTACGCGGTGTTCGCCTCGCGGCGGGCCTATGACTTCATCTGCATGGCGATCGCGGAGGAAGCGCTCGACGTCAAGATCGTCTGTGCGCTGCCGGGCCTCACCACCGGCTACGGCCCGTCGCATCAGGCGACCGAGGATCTGGCGATCTTCCGTGCGCTGCCGAACATGACGGTGATCGACCCTTGCGATGCGCTCGACATCGAGCAGGCGGTGCCGCAGATCGCCGATCACAAGGGACCCGTCTACATGCGGCTCCTGCGCGGCAACGTGCCGGCCGTGCTCGACCGCTACGACTACAAGTTCGAGCTCGGCAAGGCCAAGCTCGTCCGTGACGGCGCCGACGTGTTGTTCGTGTCGACCGGCCTGATGACCATGCGCACGCTCGAAGCGGCCGAAGAGCTGGCCAAGGACAATATCTCCGCCGGCGTCCTGCATGTCCCGACGCTGAAGCCGCTCGACGTGGAGACGATCCTGCGCGAGGCCGGCAAGCCCGGCCGACTGGTCGTCACCGCGGAGAACCACACGATCGTCGGCGGTCTCGGCGAGGCGGTCGCGGGCATTCTGATGCGGGCGCGTGCGATGCCCTCCGGCTTCCACCAGATCGCACTGCCCGATGCCTTCCTGGACGCCGGCGCGCTGCCGACGCTGCACGACCGCTACGGCCTGTCGACCCGCGCGGTCGTCGAGGCCGTCAAGGCCCGGCTCTGA
- a CDS encoding glucose 1-dehydrogenase, whose protein sequence is MLLRDKTAVISGAASKRGIGRATAQRFVAEGARVAILDIDAAAAREAAAELGAGHIGVSCNVADKASCQAAIDEVLAAFGQIDILINNAGITQPVKFMEISPADWDRIQAVNLDGVLFLSQAVVPHMRSRKAGSIACMSSVSAQRGGGIFGGPHYSAAKAGVLGLAKAMARELGPDGIRVNCVTPGLIATDITGGKLTDELKAKILEGIPLGRLGAAEDVAGIYAFLASDLSAYVTGAVIDVNGGMLIH, encoded by the coding sequence ATGCTTTTGCGGGACAAGACGGCGGTGATTTCCGGCGCGGCGTCGAAACGCGGCATCGGGCGCGCGACGGCGCAGCGCTTCGTGGCCGAGGGGGCCCGTGTCGCGATCCTCGACATTGACGCCGCGGCGGCGCGCGAGGCGGCGGCCGAACTCGGCGCCGGCCATATCGGCGTCAGCTGCAACGTCGCCGACAAGGCCTCGTGCCAGGCCGCCATCGATGAGGTACTCGCCGCTTTCGGCCAGATCGACATCCTGATCAACAATGCCGGCATCACCCAGCCCGTGAAGTTCATGGAGATCTCGCCCGCCGACTGGGATCGCATCCAGGCGGTCAATCTCGACGGCGTGTTGTTCCTGTCCCAGGCCGTGGTGCCCCACATGCGTTCGCGCAAGGCCGGCTCGATCGCCTGCATGTCGTCGGTCTCCGCCCAGCGTGGCGGCGGCATTTTCGGTGGTCCGCATTATTCGGCCGCCAAGGCCGGCGTGCTCGGCCTCGCCAAGGCGATGGCGCGCGAACTCGGACCGGACGGCATCCGCGTCAACTGCGTGACGCCCGGCTTGATCGCGACCGACATCACCGGCGGCAAGCTCACCGACGAGCTCAAGGCGAAGATCCTCGAGGGCATCCCGCTCGGCCGCCTCGGCGCGGCGGAGGACGTCGCCGGGATCTACGCGTTCCTCGCCTCCGATCTTTCGGCCTACGTGACCGGCGCCGTGATCGACGTGAACGGCGGCATGCTCATTCATTGA